The genomic interval CGTGTCCAAGCTTGACATATTTACCAAAACAGGTAAGTTTGGACCCGTTCAGATGATGTTTGACGATGTGTTGTACATCGATGAGGCAATAGTGCCACCTGGTGGAGAAGACAATACAAAAAGTGCATTCCTGCTTCAGctgggttttttattttcactttttaccTTGAGGCCTCAACTCTCATTATGACTGAGGGGGATTTTATGGATCCGGAAAATTAGACTCATTCAATTACCACTACATGCGTATGACATGACATGTGAACTACTTATGATATAAGGCTAAAATTTAAATATGGAAGTTTATACAAAGAAAGATACACACATGATGACACAGAGCTCTTTATAGAGTTACTGAACTTCACTTTAGACAACAAACTTGAGCTACAGTTAATGATGCACCACAGAAAAAGCTTCAGATGCCATTTAATGACAGATTTGAAATCTTGCTCAAGCCTCCGAGATGGACAAGTGCAAGACACGTGTTTGTGGCTATAGCTATGTCCCCGCCTTACATGCTCTGCTGAGGAATTCtatgtataaatgtataattcaaTTGACTTGCTGAAAAATATGCCTTGGCTGAGACGACACTAGTCTGAGTGTGTTTTAAATCCCTGTGGACTTGTAAAGTGTTGTAAAGTGTGAGGATTGTATTTCTCCTTTTTGTCTGTATTTTgtcatttatctatttttattattgatgGTACTGAATACTGCATCAGaatgacattttgaaaaataaaaagtttgaatGTACGTATGTATATATAAGTAAGAGAGTGTGCAGAGAATTCCATGATAcaacaaataatttaaatatataaatacataaatacatagtataatattatttatagtgACATATATAATACAAAGCAATGTTAAGTATATTTTAGATTGTTTCTGTGGTAAATGGGACTTGTTAGTAGTTGCACAAGTACCTCAGTGGAAATACTGAAGGAGGAGCAAAAGCTGCTATGACACTTGCACCCACACTCATCCTGGTCCCAAGCTGCTTCTGAGCCAGACTGGTGGAGTGACGACACTAAATCAAGAAGTGAGACCTTGTTGACACCGATTCATATGAATACAGTAAGTATTTAAAACAGAGTCTAAAAGATACTTCTCTTTCAGCCACGTCTAGATGGCGAGTGTTATTGACAGTTCTGATGAAGTAGTGCAGTGAGGTGTGATGGGCTAAAACCTGACATCTGTGGTCCTGAAAAACTCGAAAAAATTTCGTAACTTTAGGGGAACTTTTATACGCAACAACACGAGAAGAGGAAGTGTCTAGAAACAAGCATTGctgcacatgttcctcacaggGCAGGAATAGGAAGTGTGATGAgtacaagaaaaaagaaatccacaTCTCAGATTGGCAGAAATGTTGTAAGCACAAACCACAGGGGGGTTATTCTCTGTCTTCTCACTGTGGAAGAAGAAGCTGCTCGCTGTTCTCATGAGTGTCTGAAGAGCTGCTGGGGGAAATGAGTGACTTGCTGGAGAGGACCACAGACTGTCCCCTGCCTCTTCTTCTCGGAGATGACTCCGGGCCCGAGGCGGAGAAGGAGAGCCTGACGGGAGCAGAGGAGTTGTGCTGGGAGGATGGAGGTCTacctgtggagctgcagagagggatggagacTCTGCGGGTGAACAGTGAGCTCACTGATGTGATCCTGAGAGTCCAGGGGCACGACTTCGCCTGCCACAGAGCCATACTTGCTGCTGCCAGTCAGTACTTCAGGTAAAAAAACAAGCCGGCATGTTCTTATTTATATTGGGGCGTGATTTTCGAGgtttaccttttattttttctgtttaggGCAATGTTTTGCAGTGGGCTGAAGGAGAGTCATGAGGAGTACGTGCAAATACAGGGGCTGGACAGTGGGACAATGGGCTTTCTCCTGGAGTACACTTACACCAGCCGAGCCCTCCTCACACACTCCAATGTCCAGAGGATACTTgaggcagccagtcagtttcagGTAAAGTGGCAGTTACCTACATTGAAATTTAAGATAGTTAATAAGCTCACATAGTTACTTATGAAAACCTTAAACACATTATCAGCATCAAATATACTTTCTTGGCATTGTAATTGGATCACTAGTAGAGAGAAAGTTTTTATAAACATCCGCCACGGCCCCCAAACAGTCACCTTATGAAAccccatttaaattcactggatctcTTATTGACTCTTCACTACATTACTCACACGCATTTACATGAGTTTCTTAGAAGtgccttattttttttaatcaagctcAACGAATcattctcagagaaatcaacaaaaatgttgaacaaggccacagaaagtgaaagaacTCTGATGTTGATCTGCACTTTGAGTGTTCTTCCCTGATCCTCattccttccatcaagtttcatggtaacttacatacaaacagacaaacgcTGACGAAAATGAAACCTTCTTGCCGGAGGTAATAATGTAAGAATAATCATTTGCACTGTTATCGTGAAAGGAATGGACTCTTGTTGTGATGACTTATGTGATGCAACTAACCACAAGCTTGAATAATACAATCATATCCCCAGAACATAAACAAACCAGTAAAGAAATTGTTTTCCTTTTAACGTAATCAAGTTTAATCTCAAATAGTTTTATCAGCATAAGATGTGCAATTCTCATCATAGTGTGATTTTGATctttggacacacacatggtACAACAAAAGCGTGACACAATCCACAATGTGTTTGAATTggcagcaaaaataaataaatacgtgTGGGGAGCAACATTCGGAAAGAAAGATTGTATGATGTTTATCACTTTTAGCAATAGGGGGGGGATGGTGCTACATTTCAGTTGCTCCTCTTTTCACTTCACTCAGTATTTCCCCATACTCAGCGGAACCAAACATTTCACTGTGTCAGAGACGTGTTGCACAAGAGAGAAGTGAAAGCTGCCCAGATGTTTACACCAAGGATCAGTTTTCCATACAGGCCTAATTTAACTGCACAGCTGTGTCAGAAAACAAGCGAGGCAGGTGTTGTTGTGCTTCTATTTTTGTGACGCGCAGTCTGAGTCTGAGTTGTTTAAGATAAAAGTGATATTGAGATTGATCCTTACTTCTTACATTTTGGAGGTTTCAAGGTCCGAAGCTGGTTTAGGTTCGAGGTTAAagataacattttagtttatatgTAAACTAACATTTGTATGGCCCATGATATCTTTCAGTTTCCAGGTTTTATTGAtgcatattatgtttttttagttttagctgCTAATCAACCTCAACATTGAGAAACCCTGCATGTGAACATCAGTTTATAACTCAATTTATATCTCAAATCTAACAGTGATTCCTGCCTTGGCCTTGTTTCTTTCAGTTCCTGCGTGTGGTGGACGCATGTGCCGGCTTCCTGAGCAAGTCTCTGCACCTGGACAACTGCATCGCCATCCTGACTCTGGCTGAACATCACGTCCTGTCTGTCCTGAAGTCCAGCGCTCAGGACTACATCGCCTCTCGGTTCTCCCTGGTTGTGCAGCAACAGGATTTCCTGGAGCTGCCGGCAGGGTCGCTGGAGACCATCCTGCAGAGGGATGACCTGGACGTGAAGTGTGAGGAGTGTGTTTTTGAGGCTCTCATGAGCTGGGTGAGGGACCAGCATGATGAACGCTGTCCCTTACTGGCCAGGTTGTTGTCCCACGTGCGACTGCCGCTGCTGGATCCAGCATATTTCGTAGAAAAGGTGGAGTCGGATGAACTGATACGACGCTGCAGTGAGGCCTTTCCTTTGTTGCAAGAGGCTCGCACCTATCACCTCTCTGGCAGGGAGGCAAGTGTAGGACATTATTCATTTTACAAAATACTTGTCAGCGTGTACCATATCTAAAAAAGAAGCTTTAACATCGAAGTAAAACTTTGCATGTCAGGGGCACAAACTGCCTACTGTCTTCTCAAATGTTCCATATATCAGAATTTTGAGAATGCAAATCTCTTTGTATGTTTGTAGGTGGTCTCTGAACGGACCAAACCCCGCGAGCGACACTTTCTATCCGAGGTGTTCTTGATCATCGGCGGCTGCACCAAAGACGAACGCTTCATTTCCACCGTCACCTGCCTGGACCCCCTCAGACGCAGCCGGCTGGAGGTCGCCAGGCTGCCgatcacagagatggagaacgAGTCCCTGAACCGCAAATGGGTGGAGTTCGCCTGCATCACCTTCCGCAATGAGCTTTACATATCGGGTGAGAGAGGGTGTCATATCAAAAACAAGCTCATTTCCTGTGAGATGTGTGACCTCCACCGTGCAGATTAAAGTGAGGGTGTTCAGGAACTGACACCTTAGCTGTGGTTACGTTGACTGTTGAGAAACAGCTACTCTGTGAAAGTTCCGGCTCGTTCATTGGATTTAAGATTTATTTAATTAGAATGATAACCAACGTAGATCACGTACACAGTCATTACAATGGTGTTTTGGGATACAAGCTACATTGTGTTCTGTCTTTTACACTTCTGCAGGAgggaaagagacacaaaatgaggTTTGGAAATACAACGGCGCTCTGGACAAGTGGATCCAAATCGAGCCCCTGACAACTGGGCGCTGGAGACACAAAATGGCGGTTCACGGGGGGAAGGTGTACGCGCTGGGCGGATTTGACGGAGCTAAGAGACATACTAGCGTCGAGGCCTACGATCCCTTTCACAATCGCTGGACACAGGTACATAAGTTTGATATTATCATAAAGTGCTTCAGTTTAACAAAGATAATTCCCTCTGGAGTTGGTGGAGACATAAAAATAGTCCAAAGGGAGATTGAATATTGGTCTTATATTTTTCAAGCAGCCACACACATGACATTATATGAATCCTAAAGTTAAGGCCATGTGTGTTAGATCACTAAGAAGGCAGCAGTTTAAAAACACACTTGCAATAACACCTATACAATGTGATTGATGTGAgtattgtgtttacagcttggATAAGGTCAAAGATATTAAACAGCCAAATAGGTCCATCGACCCACTCGTCCAAAATTTCGGTTTTATTAAAACTGGGAGAAATGTCCAACTCAAGCATTGGATTAAGGAAAACATTTGtagcttttattatttttgtataatagttgttttaatttaatacttTAAAACAATACACTTCACGTTTTAGCTTCTGTGCTCTCTTACCCAGAGGCCCTGTTGGTTGTATTTACTGCAGGTGACGCCTCTTGCAGTTGGCGTCAGCTCCTTCGCTGCTGCAAGCTTTGACAGATGGATCTACGTGATCGGTGGCGGGCCCAACGGAAAGCTGGCAACAGACAAGGTTCAGTGCTGGGAGCCCGGGACAGACTGCTGGGAGCTGCGGGCGCCCATCCCCACCGAAACCAAATGCACAAACGCTGTCACATTCAAGAACAGCATCTATGTCGTTGGTACGTTGTGGTTAAGTGTGAATAAGTGATGTGAGGCGTTTATAAGTCAGTTGAAACCTTTTGATTTCATGCCACTTGTGATTTATTTTCGCAGCAGACATGTTGTGACAGTGGGAAAGACCCGGGTGCTCCTCACATTAATGATGGTTATATTTGATTGAATATTCTTAATTAAAAAACCTGTAGACACAGATTTGAAAGgttttaggtgaaagggatctgaTCTAATATATGTTTTGGCTAaggtgtttcatctaaattgtacaaattgttgttttctttcccatAAAATCGGCccgttatatttaaatactttatattgacgTGGGGGGCTTGTCCCCTCCATGGAGGCTAgcatgtttttttcacagtagcccaaacttaaaaaaatagaCACCTTCTGAGTTtatatgacaactgaaggctgccacaggttttCTCCCttaattgtcttttttaattGAAGTACCTTTTCCCTTATATTCTTTTAGTACTTTAATTGAGTGAGATCAGGGAAAGCACTTTCATTTTTGTATTGCGAAATCATTAGTTTCACTTCAGTTATGGATCCTCAGCTTAAGGTGGTGCCTTCAAATAAGGGAAATATCTGTGGGTAAAAGTCTGTGTTGGCATTCAATGATATTTTACACATGAAGAATTTCATTCCCACGAGTTGTTTAACTAAATATGAAGTAAATATGAACTTCAGTAAAGTAACCATTCGATGCTGTCTGCTCCCAGGTGGTGCCATGCATGCCATGTACTGCTACTCCCCTCTGTCTGACTCATGGTCCCTGGTGACTCGTCTGGGGGAGAGGGCAAGCTGTGCCATCGCTGCCTGTAACAACAAACTGTTCATCACCGGAGGCCGGGACAACAAAAACCAAGTTATCTCCACTGTGATGTGCTGGGACGTTGGCCGAGAGGTGCTGACAGAGGAGTGTGTTTTACCTATGGGAGTGTCGCACCACGGCAGTGTGACACTCATGAagtcctacacacacatacacagaataGCACCTGCTGCCGGGTGCCAGTGACACAGGATTCTGCAGACAGGGGCTCGCGGTTGCAGAGAGTGGAAGTGAAACGATGCATGAAAAGTAAAACAGATAAAAGTTtttacagcttttttttatgtgatcTGTGACATTCAAATGTTAGAAGCCACAATGTTTTGACAAATGCAAGGAAGCAAAACTTGCAGAGTGCTTCTTTCTCTGCAAAAAACGGATGCAACGTTATTAAGCAATACTACACACAAGTTAAtaagttttcattttcacaggaaatgaaataaaattagcAGTGTGCAATGACCGACTGCACATTGAATCCACCTTTTATCAAAGCTTGTTGATTCTAATTTTGTGTCTGATGTGTATAATTTTATTGTGTACGAGAAAATAAGCATATTTAATAACCACTTATCAATTGTTGCTGTGCACAAGATAATATACATGTTTAATAATAACATACATgtttaatacttttattttcattttattttcatcatcactAATGACCTATAATCTATAAGCACAAGCCAATCAAAGTAATTAACTTTCAGaaataagacatttaaaaatgctttaaaaactTAAGTTTTCTAGCGTGACTAAAACATAAATGATATCTTTGCGACAATTGTCAATTTACAACAAGCTGCGGGAAATGAGTCAGATATATGAATGCAAATCAGATATTATATtcattatttagattatttgtttgtttattcagtTGAACTCTAACTGCACTTTGTTAATGTACTTGGAAACATTCCCTTTttttctctatctgtctctgtatttgatttgttctggtttctttgtgtgtcagcgacatttttcaatatataaCATAAACAAGTGCAGATAAATCAAACTTCATATAAGGACCGAAATGAACATATTATTGAGCATGACTCAGACTTTTGATTTAGTCAAACTAGTATTCAGCTAAAATGTGTGAAAGAAACAAATACTGGGTTGGCACGTGTGTTTACATACTCACCACATCTGTGTGGTAGCGATACTACTCAAAGGGTAAACCACATAGTGGAATTTCCGGTtgtattttcaaagtaaaacgcAGGCAGctaaaattaaatagaaaaaaaagatcgTTTggagaaaatgtgttgatttaaaACCAAGAGGCTTTAATTACTTGACCACTCAGTTATGTATATGTGAAAAACCTACTAACTTTCAATGCAGGTCCTTAGAGAGACCGAGAGAAAAAGACGAACATATATAAAGTTGTCTGTTCATAGTAAATACATTAATAAGTAGTACGTATATGTTTGAacatctatataaatatatatgcatGTATTATAAAAGGATGGTCAATTTACAGGCGTCTAAACTCAGTTTCAGCAGCCGCTatgttgaaatgttgaaatgtatGTTGTTATTGTGAAGGTCCCCACACCGGAAGCTCAAGTTTACACCTGTAGAAAGAAGAAACTTTCACTTGAAAGTATTTGTGAATCACACCTGTCGGTTTACCTGGCACAGGTTCGCTTTCTCTTTCTAGTCCAAACGTTTTCTACGGAAACTAAAATGACTTCTTGGACTTTTTATTCTGACACGGACGGAACTCTGTCCCCACGCCAGTAGCGAGAGTGAGTTTAAAACCACGGCTTTGAATCCAAGACATTCCTGCGTCTCTGACATGGCTCTGTGTTACTTCCTGGCCTGTGTGGTCGCTCTCTCCAGTCTCGGTGAGTTGTTGGTGATTGTGCTGGTTTTTCTGGTTGTTACTTCTTCAAGTGTGGACATGAGAAACACCCTGCACTATGAGGACGTGCTGACTTCACTGACAAAGTCTGTTTGGTCAAGTTAATGATTTAAATACAGTTCTGCGAAAAAGTTGAGCTCATATATGGACCAAGCTACAAAGTGTTAAGTGTCTTGGGCTTGGCAATAAACCAGTAACAGTGTTATTTCactattaattaataaaatccTTTTCCATCGATCACacaattcaaatatatatatcaatgttCTGCTTCTGGACCAAAAGAAGATATTAAAATCATGATCTTCACTCAGCAGCACATATTAGTCTTTAAACATTACATAAAATGACATTacatataatttaaataatcattatttcacatttattcatTATCAACATTGACTGACATGTACATTTGATCACATTACAATTGTTGGCCATATTGTACTGCATGAATAGtgttacacttttttttaaataataaagttaCATTTCGGCACCAACTTATTATAAGAATCTAGCATTACTTCCTGTACTAAATACCAAGCAAATCCATCCATTTGTATAACTCTGCTTGGAAAACATGATTTTTAAGAGAGCAATTTTGAGTATTGATGGAGTAGACTAGTGTTCCTTCAGGATGGTCTCTTCTGGCTTTGAGCCTGTCAGGGTGAAGGCAATATGTCCATAAGTGTCTCAGCTGAAAAAGCATAATGGTGTCCTTCAAGAAAAGCTAAGTAGATACAGAAAACCTGCAAAGCCACGACAAGGAATACAAAATGTGAATTATTGTTTAATCTGTAAATTATTTCAGCTTTGAATCAGTCATCTCTGTAACTCATTAACAATGAAAAAACCCTTAAACCCGACCTTAAAAGTGAAACTATGGGAAACATTATTTGACACAACGCTTGTATTTAAGCAGTCAGTTCAGGTACGACCATCTTCTATGACAGTAGAACAATCCCAATGACAACTGAACAAGCTCCATCCACTGCAAAGTGCAGCTGAAAGCTCCCAGAAACACTAGTAAGTGGACCATGAGTAGAGATTATTATATTAAACTATGCGTGTATGAAACTATATTTCAAGGTCAAGAGACAGAACCTTCACGCACACATTGTAAGTTTATAATAATACATGAAAACCCTCTAGAACAGAATGTAGAAAACCACCAATAATAACTTGAGTCTCAAAAAGGGTCATACAGTGGGTTTGTTATATAAACTGAACATTATACGCTTGATTCAAGTCGAAGTAACTGCAGATACATTTGTATTAGGTTATAATGCATCAGTGTATCTCATACACCCTTTTGTGCTGTCATGACCTTTTCAATCTTTAAAATACACTGAACTCTTTCACATCTGATCCGGCTTGTTTCTCCGCATTTCCTTCTCCGTGTGTAGTTTCTGCACAACCTCTGACGTACGTCCTCCTGGGGCAGGAGGTCCACCTGAAGCCAGCCTTCACCGGACACCCTGACGATATCCTGTGGAAACACGATGGCAACAAAGTGGTGGAGTTTAATGGGAAGGAGGAACATGTGTACAACCGTTATCAAAGCAGGGTCACCCTTGACTGGGTCTCTGCAGAGCTCAACATCACAGACCTCAGACACGAAGACAGCGGAGAGTATGAACTGGAAATATACGTGAACAAAGGGATGCATCGTTTTGCTTATAATTTGGAGGTCATAGGTaggtttttatttaacttcttaACAAAGTGACTCTATACTTATATATAGTTAATTGATGGATTCTTTAAACATTGGTACCTGCCTTCTATAGCTAGAAGTCGCTGTCTTACCTTCGCCATAAACAATCTTCTGACAAGTCCTTGCTATTAGACAACCGGCATCAGGTGGACGGGTTTTTAAATTGCATGTACAGCTACCTATTTTTTGTCTCAAGTTCAAATGAAATTCACAAGTCTCAATGTCACAATGTCCATGATGTTTTTCTGTTGCACCCGTAGACTATATTTAAAGATGAGGTTTCTTTTCCCCCTGttttacaaaaatgaaacaCTTTTGAAAATAATTGTGAGCCATAGTCCTCTGCAGGGGCTTGTTGTGACACGCGCAACTAATCCTGAGTTGCTCTTTGTCTGTCATGACATTTCACTCAAATTGAAAaccaaacattttaacaaaaccctttttttttttttaacatctacTTTGATTCCTGCTGTGGTTCATGtaccatccactaacatggaggatgcaGGGTTTATGGCAACCAGCCACCGGGGTCAGGGTCTGTATGCACCAGTCACAGAGGGCATTTTACTGCAGAACCAGTACTTACCTTTAATACTCTAAGAACGTTATGCTTTCCTACATACTTAGACATCCTACTTACtgtgtatgtattttttacGTTGAAGGATTTTGA from Pleuronectes platessa chromosome 14, fPlePla1.1, whole genome shotgun sequence carries:
- the klhl6 gene encoding kelch-like protein 6 isoform X2, translated to MSDLLERTTDCPLPLLLGDDSGPEAEKESLTGAEELCWEDGGLPVELQRGMETLRVNSELTDVILRVQGHDFACHRAILAAASQYFRAMFCSGLKESHEEYVQIQGLDSGTMGFLLEYTYTSRALLTHSNVQRILEAASQFQFLRVVDACAGFLSKSLHLDNCIAILTLAEHHVLSVLKSSAQDYIASRFSLVVQQQDFLELPAGSLETILQRDDLDVKCEECVFEALMSWVRDQHDERCPLLARLLSHVRLPLLDPAYFVEKVESDELIRRCSEAFPLLQEARTYHLSGREVVSERTKPRERHFLSEVFLIIGGCTKDERFISTVTCLDPLRRSRLEVARLPITEMENESLNRKWVEFACITFRNELYISGGKETQNEVWKYNGALDKWIQIEPLTTGRWRHKMAVHGGKVYALGGFDGAKRHTSVEAYDPFHNRWTQVTPLAVGVSSFAAASFDRWIYVIGGGPNGKLATDKVQCWEPGTDCWELRAPIPTETKCTNAVTFKNSIYVVGGAMHAMYCYSPLSDSWSLVTRLGERASCAIAACNNKLFITGGRDNKNQVISTVMCWDVGREVLTEECVLPMGVSHHGSVTLMKSYTHIHRIAPAAGCQ
- the klhl6 gene encoding kelch-like protein 6 isoform X1 — protein: MSDLLERTTDCPLPLLLGDDSGPEAEKESLTGAEELCWEDGGLPVELQRGMETLRVNSELTDVILRVQGHDFACHRAILAAASQYFRAMFCSGLKESHEEYVQIQGLDSGTMGFLLEYTYTSRALLTHSNVQRILEAASQFQFLRVVDACAGFLSKSLHLDNCIAILTLAEHHVLSVLKSSAQDYIASRFSLVVQQQDFLELPAGSLETILQRDDLDVKCEECVFEALMSWVRDQHDERCPLLARLLSHVRLPLLDPAYFVEKVESDELIRRCSEAFPLLQEARTYHLSGREASVVSERTKPRERHFLSEVFLIIGGCTKDERFISTVTCLDPLRRSRLEVARLPITEMENESLNRKWVEFACITFRNELYISGGKETQNEVWKYNGALDKWIQIEPLTTGRWRHKMAVHGGKVYALGGFDGAKRHTSVEAYDPFHNRWTQVTPLAVGVSSFAAASFDRWIYVIGGGPNGKLATDKVQCWEPGTDCWELRAPIPTETKCTNAVTFKNSIYVVGGAMHAMYCYSPLSDSWSLVTRLGERASCAIAACNNKLFITGGRDNKNQVISTVMCWDVGREVLTEECVLPMGVSHHGSVTLMKSYTHIHRIAPAAGCQ
- the klhl6 gene encoding kelch-like protein 6 isoform X3, with protein sequence MFTPRISFPYRPNLTAQLCQKTSEFLRVVDACAGFLSKSLHLDNCIAILTLAEHHVLSVLKSSAQDYIASRFSLVVQQQDFLELPAGSLETILQRDDLDVKCEECVFEALMSWVRDQHDERCPLLARLLSHVRLPLLDPAYFVEKVESDELIRRCSEAFPLLQEARTYHLSGREASVVSERTKPRERHFLSEVFLIIGGCTKDERFISTVTCLDPLRRSRLEVARLPITEMENESLNRKWVEFACITFRNELYISGGKETQNEVWKYNGALDKWIQIEPLTTGRWRHKMAVHGGKVYALGGFDGAKRHTSVEAYDPFHNRWTQVTPLAVGVSSFAAASFDRWIYVIGGGPNGKLATDKVQCWEPGTDCWELRAPIPTETKCTNAVTFKNSIYVVGGAMHAMYCYSPLSDSWSLVTRLGERASCAIAACNNKLFITGGRDNKNQVISTVMCWDVGREVLTEECVLPMGVSHHGSVTLMKSYTHIHRIAPAAGCQ